The Brachypodium distachyon strain Bd21 chromosome 4, Brachypodium_distachyon_v3.0, whole genome shotgun sequence nucleotide sequence GAAAGGGGAAAGcaaggtcgagggcgttccTAGGGGCAGATCTGGATCGActgggaagaagagaagaactCCAACACATCGCCATCGTCAAGCTACCGAAGAAATTGCAGCTCTAGTCTGCCCCGGTCTCCTCCCTCTGCTTTCTCCTGCTTCCACTACATTGAGCAACGCCTGCAGCAACACCTCTTCGATGAAATCTTGGTGAAAAGTCCAGAACACACTTCCAATCTTTAGTTGTTTTGCTGATCTCGTTGTGCCTGTAATCAAGAACACCTCTGTTAGTAGCATCTTAGTATTTCCTGGTGCTTGTGCTTGTGAAGTTTTTAAGTTCAGAACTTTGTTGTTTTGCACCTTCATCTTATCACTTCAGATCAGCTATGATTGTGTTAATTTCAGTGTACTCCAGTAGTGTGTGTTTCAGTGTATAAATTCCCTACGAAAATAACAAAAACATAGCACAGCTTTTATTTCTTGATTTATTTTCCATATATGTCCTGCTCTTATTCTTGCTTCCCCTGTTTGATTATTGTTGGAACTGAGTAAATTTAGTAGTTAGCGTGTTCCTGTGTGTGTGGTTGCTTAATTCATAGTGTTTGAATCATTTAAGATTTCCTTGTCAAAATCTTGTTTATTTCAGTTTCCCTTTCATTTCAgttattgttcacatcatTGAGAATTCAGAAACCAAATTTTGATTTGGCTGAGCTGTTCGAAACTAAACTCTGCTGGTACTTTGGTCCCTGAGAATGAACACGACAACTCTATATTATAACCAGATCATCTAGCTAGACATTTTACTTTGCTACTACCTCTGTTCATAAATAGACGATGGTTTGGACATGGGCACAATCTGCAGAAATGAGCTAGTTGGAAGTTGGAACAAGCTGCCTGCTGGTGATTTGAAACTCTGATAGAACCATCGAATTAATGGTGCTACTTAAAAATGTTGTGAGCAAGAGCTTCTAGACCTCTAGCAAGTGTACTGAATTACTTGATCACTGACTACTGAAGGACAAGTGTACGTTGCACACTCTTCTGTATAGTATACTGATCTTGTCAGGCAACGACCAAAATTACAAGCGTAATTCGATCTTCTGTATGTTTCCAGACATATAGGATCATTagactttcttcttctgtgtatATGCGAGGAATTCGATTGTACAGCAGACCAGCAAGAGAAACCAAACCACTGCTACTAGTATCAGGGATTGATGAGGAACTAGGACTAGGAGAGGGTGATGAAGTTCCTGAGGGAGCTGACGAGGCTGGGCGGCCAGTGCTTGGTGTCCCTGACGTATGCCAGGTCGGTGTAGTGCGGGTCGAGCAGGGTGGCGATGGCGAACTGGTTCTcggcgagcagcggcgcgTGCTTGTCGGCGTAGAGCGCGGCCGCCAGGGCCGCGTGGATCTCCGGGTAGCCCTTGAGCGCGACGGAGACGTCCTCCATCTCCGCGATGGACTCGTCGCGGTCGCCGATCTCGTACAGCACCAGCGCCCGCCCCACGCGCGCGTACTCGGAGAGGGCCAGGTCCTTGTACCCGCGCACCACCGCCGTGAAGGACGCCAGCGCCGACGGGAAGTCGCCCCGGGCCTGCAGGTCCCGGCCC carries:
- the LOC100835766 gene encoding uncharacterized protein LOC100835766 produces the protein MPPPLTSVSAGTTTPLPRPPAAVSSAASPSRRQLLLLSTFPLLLIPPTTSTAAASAPAAAYDPTTESERAASAALSLRVGEAVRLLDLGRDLQARGDFPSALASFTAVVRGYKDLALSEYARVGRALVLYEIGDRDESIAEMEDVSVALKGYPEIHAALAAALYADKHAPLLAENQFAIATLLDPHYTDLAYVRDTKHWPPSLVSSLRNFITLS